TGCCTTGAATGAGCTCTTCTCCTCCAGATGTTCGTTGATGCTTCTACTCTATTCACCATCTCCAAAAAAGCAACAATGTGCACGTTAATATTTCTCGCGGTCACGACGGTTGTAGTGGTGACTGAAGAGTCAGAGACCAAGAGGTTAAGATTGTGCTGAGAGGATTCTGCGGCTATGGCGGCATGGCTTGAACTGTAGCGGTGATCATCTGATGGACCTTGGTCGTAGAGAAGAGGAATACTCATGTATATTTATACCCAACACAAACCGACTCTCAGATCTAAACGACGCATTGAAGATGACATCATGGGGATCGGTTTATTGGGATTAAACATGAATTCACAGCTCGCCGTTTCAGATAGCGTGAGGAAGCTCGGACGTCTCGCGTCGCCGCTGCACGAAGAGAGGAGACGATCTCAAATTCTTCGATCGGACAGAGCTAGGGTTAAAGGGCGAAACATCACGATTCACGTCTTAATGATACGGTGAGTTTCGTTCTGTGACACGTGTCGTGTTTTCAGAACAGGAATTTCCTAGCTGGCATCCTATGTGGCATCACCAGGAGGGATACAAAgcctattttatatataaagattttcaAAACAAGCTGCACTTGATGTACATCAAGtggtttttaatttaaatagatttaacatttgaattattcaattcaaagaaaaagaacgaCATTCTTGACTAATACTTATTAATCAGTAGTTTTGCTCAGTTATTTTTCTCACTTTTGTATGTATGCTCAACCGGACCGAAACTTGATGGTCAGAGAATAAAAGATAATAGTCTAGTAGTACTTTTGTGTTTTGTCTTCACTACCTACTACTTTATTCTGACGCATGGAACGCCATTAATATAGCAGAGCTCAAGAGAAAACTCTATCGTGTGTCTCATTTACTTCAAAAGAAAGCCCATAAAGAAAAAGATAAGGTAGAGAGATGAAGAAATCGGAGCTTATCTTCATCCCACTCCCGGAGACCGGCCATCTTTTGTCAACGATCGAATTCGGAAAGCGTTTGCTGGATCTCGACCGTCGGATCTCAATGATCACAATCCTCTCCATGAAGCTCCCTTACGCTCCTCACGCAGACGCTTCCTTGGCCTCCCTCACAGCCTCGGAGCCTGGTATCAGACTCATCAGCCTCCCGGAGATCCAAGACCCGCCTCCCATCAAGCTCCTCGACACTTCCTCCGAGACTTACATCATCGACTTCGTCGCCAAAAACATACCCTTCCTCAGAAAAACCATCCAAGACTTGGTCTCATCTTCGGCACAAGACTCAAACCATGTCGCAGGATTGATTCTCGACTTCTTCTGCGTCGACTTGATCGACGTCGGACGTGAGGTAAACCTTCCTTCGTATATCTTCATGACCTCCAACTTCGGTTTCTTGGGGTTCCTACAGTATCTACCGGAACGGCACCGTTTGGTTTCTTCGAAGGAGTTTGAAGAGAGCTCCGGAGAGGAAGAGTTGCCGATTCCGGCGTTCTTGAACCGTGTTCCGGCTAAGGTTCTGCCGCCTGGTGTGTTTGACAAACTCTCTTACGCAACTCTGGTCAAAATCGGCGAGCGGTTAGCCCAAGCCGAGGGTATTTTGGTCAACTCGTTCTCAGAAGTTGAGCCGTATGCTGTTGAACATTTTTCGCGTGGAGATTACCCGCGTGCTTATCCTGTTGGGCCGGTTCTTAACTTAACGGGCCGTACTAATCCTGGCTTAGCTTCGGCCCAACACGGAGAAATGATGAAGTGGCTTGACCAGCAGCCAGACTCGTCGGTTTTGTTCCTGTGTTTTGGGAGCATGGGAGTGTTCAGTGCACCTCAGATCAAAGAGATTGCTCACGCCCTCGAGCTCGTAGGGTGCAGGTTCATCTGGGCGGTTCGTACGAACATGGAGGGAGACGGCGATCCTCACGAGCCGCTTCCAGAAGGATTCGTGGAACGAACAATGGGCCGTGGAATCGTGTGTAGTTGGGCTCCACAAATAGATATCTTGGCCCATAAGGCAACCGGTGGATTCGTGTCTCATTGCGGGTGGAATTCTATACAGGAGAGTCTTTGGTACGGCGTACCTATCGCCACCTGGCCAATGTACGCTGAACAACAGCTGAACGCGTTCGAGATGGTGAAAGAGCTGGGCTTAGCCGTGGAGATAAGACTTGATTATGTTGCTGACGGTGATAGGGTGACGCTTGAGATCGTGTCAGCTGGTGAAATAGCCACCGCCATCAGATCTTTGATGGATGGTGATAATCCTatcagaaagaaggttagaGATATTATGTTAGCAGCGAGGAAAGCTGTTAGCAACGGTGGTTATTCGATGGTGGCCACCGGAGATTTTATCAAAGATATTCTTGGGGATCACGTTTGATTCATCCTCCATTGGAACCAATGTTATCAATAATGTATAAGTAAACCAAGTTGTTACGAAAACTTAAATAAGCAAACACTATTTGATTGTGATTGTGACTGTACTAAGCTCGTCTTTGTTTAGATATCACTGAAGGACATTTGGTTTGCTTATTAATTTTCAGTCCGAGAACTCATTGTCTGAAaacttgaaaataaattattaagccAGGCCCATCATCTCGAGAACGTTATTACAACAGAACTAAAAAGCCCGGCCCATCAACTCGTCAGTGAATCGTTTAACCGCAACAAACGACGATCCTCCGTCCTTGACAGCCAACCTCGCCGCTTCCGCCATCTCCTTCACTCTCTTCCTCGGCGTATCCTCACCGTCCATCAGAGACCTTACGGCTCCCGCGATCTCCTCAGCTTTCACCACCTCTCCGTTCGCAGCAACGTAATCCATACGCAGCTCCACGGCCAATCCTAGCTCCTTCGCCATCGTGAACGCGTTCAGCTGCTGCTCAGCGTACATCGGCCACGTGGCGATCGGAACGCCGAACCACAAGCTCTCCAGCACCGAGTTCCAACCGCAGTGAGACACGAATCCTCCGATCGCCTTATGAGCCAGCACTTCCACTTGCGGCGCCCAACCGCACACCAAACCTTTACCCTCCGTCCGATCTCTAAACCCCTCAGGCAACAGATCGTACGGACAAGCTTTCTCCATCGGATTTGTTCGTATGGACCAAAGAAACCTGTGGCCGGAGAGCTCTAGAGCTCGAGCTATCTCCTTAATCTGCGATTCTCCGTGGATTCCGAAGCTTCCGAAGCAGAGGTACACAACTGAAGACTCGGGCTTCTCCTCAAGCCAGGTCATGATCCGGTCCTTATCAGCTGGATCTAGATTCGGAGAAGGACGATCCTCTAAATTAAGAACCGGTCCGACCGGGTAAACCGGAGGATAGTTCTCATGCCTACGAGCGAAGTAATCAAAAGCGTTCTTCTCAAGACTTGTGAAGGAGTTTACCAAAATGCCTTTGGCTTCATTTAACTTCGCTGCAATCTCGACCCAAGCCTCGTACGACTCTCTCACGAACTGCCCCGGCGGCATGACCTTCGTCGGCACGGGGCAGACGTAACCGGGAATGGAGTGTTCTTCTTCCTCGCCGGAGCTCAGGTCAAGCTCGGAGGGTGTTCGGCTATGTCTCTCAGGGAGATACTTCATCATACCCAAGAAACCAGCGTTACACGTGAGGAAAATGTAAGAAGGAAGGTTGAACTCGTTTCCTACGTCGATCAACGGGACACAGAAGAAATCTAGAACCAAACCGGCGATGCGGACCGATTCGGTTCCGTTACGAGGAGAAACTAGAGCTGAGAGAGCCTCTCTGACGAGAGGAACCGTTTTCTTGGTGAAGTCGAGAAGGTAAGCCTCAGAGGCTTTGAAGAAGAGTTCCAATGGCGGAGGGTTTTGGATCTCAGGCAAGGGCAAGAGGCGGATTCGAGGCTCCGAAGCGAGAAGAGATTTAGCTGAGTTTTTGGATTGAGGAACGAAAGGTAGCGTCCAGTGGAGGATGGTGATGGTGTGAATGCGGTTATCGCGTTTGATGAGAGACTTGGCGAATTCGATGGAAACAAGAAGATGGCCAGCGCCTGGAGAAGGTACGAAGATGATATCTtgcttttccattttttttttattctctctgtgtttttttttttgggtttgtgATCTCTAGATCATGAAAAGTACATATATGTTTAAATAAGGAACGATGATTAACTGTTATAAAAGGCTTGCAGCAGCCTTGCACGTTACGCACGGTGCTCCATAATCAGTAATCATTATACACTTATCCATCATTGTTCACAGTCACAGATTTACTTTCTAGTTACCATTTACGAAATTATAGTCATGACTTTAGTGATATTTGAAATCATACTACTATATATGTAGATTATTCAAAACAATGTTAGCAGagaaaatatatcaattaatgGAAGAATATATCTGATATAGAGAATAGTATTTCAAGAGTAAATaaggaaaatgaagaagaaaaaactacattatgagatataaacaaatttacagtgatcatttaaaaataatagaagtttaaataattgtattaaatatatgaaattatttagTCTAAAAACTCACTTAAAATACTCAATTACGGGGACGCTATGAATGTTTTATTATTGATCATGGTTGTCACTTGTCAGAGAGAATAACAATACTAAATGAAAACTTGGCGGCTATTGTACCAGGAGACAAAAGCAAAAGAGATACGTCCCCACCTCTTGAGGGAAAAAGCTAACCACTCTCTCCATGGAAAAGCTACTACACCCACTGCAATTCAACAACTCATTTTTGGAGTTTCCTCATTGTTCCCACACACCCAGACGATAACGATAAGTAAATTTATTAAGAGACCCTACAAACTGCTTAAAGTAGGCTAGTGAGACATTAGTTCACTAACCATAACAACTTAATTAAATTGGCATATAATTGGTACAAGTTAAGTCTTTGAATGATATTTGTACCTGCTTTAGTTAATCGTTCTCTGCCACAGTGAGAGGAGAGGAAGTGAACACCAAGTGTAAGCAAATGATTGCCCTAATACACTCCTATCCACGGCTATCCAATTAGCAAGTGTAAGCAAATACATTGAAATATTCTAATAAAAGTATCCTATCCATGTTCACAGCTTAGCCCGGCTATTCTTTGCACAAGATGTTTTCCATTGTAGGGATGAAGTTCTTCTCACAGAAGACAGTTCCTAAAGAATCGTACTCCCTGTTGATTTTATGTATAAAAGGACTCGGTCAATAATTGTATTTCGAAAAGAAGTATGTAATCATCATATCATCATCAGGTGTCATGGATTGgcaccaacaacaacaaaaggcTGTTTACCTGTAGAGCAAATGTAATGTCCGATTCGTCTACTCTCAGACTAACTCTCTTTAGCTTGTTTCCACGTGCTTGGCCGAATTTTAGAATCCCCTGAAGCAAAACAAAacccccaatttttttttaccaggaaatgattttttttcgtGCTTTGGCAAACACAAATGCAGTATACACAAGCTTTTTACCAACATACAATACTTAAGAGATAGTAGTTACCTGATCATTTAGCACCGTACACATGTTAGTGAACTCTGTAATTCCAGCTGGAGAGATCACCCGAGACTTACAGATTTCTAGATATAATTTATTAAGCTGCATTGTAAGAGGGAGATTCACTAACTATCATTGGTTGTACTCATGAAGTTATGTGTTTTGTGTTTGCTGGAAAAAACGAGTTTTACCTCTCCAATGGTTGCATCCTTTTTACTCCCTCGAAAAGCCTTTGCAGCAGAACATATTATGATCTGTGAAGTGCATCAAGAGAAGCATGTGCTGATTCCGGTTAGATTCTTGGAATCACTCTTGCGTAATAATAAACGTTGTAAGACATCGCTGTGACTCTGAAAATGACCGTGTGGTAAAAAAAGGTAACTTACTTGTTGGTGTTGAGGAAGAGTCTGAATAGTGTCAACTACAGGAGACTTAAACGTCTTAGATAATGCAGCAGCCATATGATCCATCCTCACCTGTAACATTGAGTACAACAAGGGCTATGCAATAAGTTCATGGCCTATAAGAACCTTAATTTTTATACCATATCATCAGTGTGTAACCCGAATACTAACCACTGGATTATCTGGAGTTGGACCTTGTGATTCTGGGCCAGGTGATCCTCTTATGTCTATTTCTAAGATTTCTATAGCACTTCTGAAAATTTGAATCAAATAAGAATGTAAATTTCTGTTCACAATCTTGAAGGTGGGAGTATAACCTTTTATAGTGTATACGAAAATATAAAACCAAGCAGGATATCATCACCCATGTTTTCAAAAAAGGACAAATTCTgtgaaaaatattgtatttaccTGCAGACAGATAAAGCCTTTCGCATGTCACCTGACGCAGCCGCAACTTTCTGGCACAATGCATATAAAGGTGgacatatataaattaatggtATTGATGAAAATTAAGTTGGCTCAGGATTGAGATCAAGATCAGGCGACCAGTAAGGATCGGATTCTTACTCTTGC
Above is a window of Brassica napus cultivar Da-Ae chromosome A10, Da-Ae, whole genome shotgun sequence DNA encoding:
- the LOC106391125 gene encoding UDP-glycosyltransferase 71C5, with the translated sequence MKKSELIFIPLPETGHLLSTIEFGKRLLDLDRRISMITILSMKLPYAPHADASLASLTASEPGIRLISLPEIQDPPPIKLLDTSSETYIIDFVAKNIPFLRKTIQDLVSSSAQDSNHVAGLILDFFCVDLIDVGREVNLPSYIFMTSNFGFLGFLQYLPERHRLVSSKEFEESSGEEELPIPAFLNRVPAKVLPPGVFDKLSYATLVKIGERLAQAEGILVNSFSEVEPYAVEHFSRGDYPRAYPVGPVLNLTGRTNPGLASAQHGEMMKWLDQQPDSSVLFLCFGSMGVFSAPQIKEIAHALELVGCRFIWAVRTNMEGDGDPHEPLPEGFVERTMGRGIVCSWAPQIDILAHKATGGFVSHCGWNSIQESLWYGVPIATWPMYAEQQLNAFEMVKELGLAVEIRLDYVADGDRVTLEIVSAGEIATAIRSLMDGDNPIRKKVRDIMLAARKAVSNGGYSMVATGDFIKDILGDHV
- the LOC106391126 gene encoding UDP-glycosyltransferase 71C3-like, whose product is MEKQDIIFVPSPGAGHLLVSIEFAKSLIKRDNRIHTITILHWTLPFVPQSKNSAKSLLASEPRIRLLPLPEIQNPPPLELFFKASEAYLLDFTKKTVPLVREALSALVSPRNGTESVRIAGLVLDFFCVPLIDVGNEFNLPSYIFLTCNAGFLGMMKYLPERHSRTPSELDLSSGEEEEHSIPGYVCPVPTKVMPPGQFVRESYEAWVEIAAKLNEAKGILVNSFTSLEKNAFDYFARRHENYPPVYPVGPVLNLEDRPSPNLDPADKDRIMTWLEEKPESSVVYLCFGSFGIHGESQIKEIARALELSGHRFLWSIRTNPMEKACPYDLLPEGFRDRTEGKGLVCGWAPQVEVLAHKAIGGFVSHCGWNSVLESLWFGVPIATWPMYAEQQLNAFTMAKELGLAVELRMDYVAANGEVVKAEEIAGAVRSLMDGEDTPRKRVKEMAEAARLAVKDGGSSFVAVKRFTDELMGRAF